In Amia ocellicauda isolate fAmiCal2 chromosome 7, fAmiCal2.hap1, whole genome shotgun sequence, one genomic interval encodes:
- the LOC136753341 gene encoding NACHT, LRR and PYD domains-containing protein 1b allele 5 isoform X3 produces the protein MVADMTSLESVNHAEGSEGDISPLEQKGNLTENEINGSDNAETGTSTEESSEDEEPDKDDADGGDSEPDFAENCSGRECKVHVDACEDVYIKPSCEKCKAIQNRSFELVTPRKISKGRLLLMLEDEGSYECSITGLVFEVSGKVHIKYSTLSWSKYGVYLKDSWKFAGPIFDVDCDPTILKAIQFPHSLCLADEQGDMTFGLLHIKNNAPVIEPSADHCGTHITWNVTTLSPVGPIVQTSQPVEHHGVVLIYKVLDHHISSSFRVYLATNNHSDIKDIQKEVKHSKKKYIKMEKPPTCVKLLEEKKQYKLVSEPEADITPEGIQFILAAVKFKAYFEVYYEQPPPFKLSLIEADSEKTVWSATLRECDCEEVNLKAIPSKSQPGCNKRRSSSSASEEEHPSKKPRWMDSSDGPKTVKSPAVTDQQLLMLAKCMGKEWKQLGILYLNLSKKDIDQSQAKDEDLTIQKFIMLDEWRKRAKNNATLELLHQILNGEDVPHEVRDVLENMLNSQNQTTS, from the exons ATGGTCGCCGACATGACTAGCCTGGAGAGTGTCAACCACGCTGAGGGCAG tgaagGAGATATTTCACCATTAGAGCAAAAGG GTAATCtaactgaaaatgaaatcaATGGCTCTG ACAATGCTGAGACAGGAACGTCGACAGAAGAAAGCTCAGAGGATGAAGAGCCTG ATAAAGATGATGCAGATGGAGGAGATTCTGAACCTG ATTTTGCAGAAAACTGTTCTGGGAGAGAATGTAAGGTGCATGTGGATGCTTGTGAAG atGTGTATATCAAACCATCATGTGAAAAATGTAAAGCAATTCAG AATCGGAGCTTTGAACTTGTAACTCCAAGAAAAATCTCAAAGGGACGCTTACT CTTAATGCTAGAAGATGAAGGATCATATGAGTGTTCAATCACTGGTTTGGTATTTGAAGTTTCTGGGAAAGTGCATATAAAATATTCAACATTATCATGGAGCAAGTATGGAGTATATTTAAAGGATTCATGGAAATTTGCTGGACCTATATTTGATGTCGACTGTGACCCAACTATCCTTAAAGCCATACAGTTTCCCCATTCCCTATGCCTGGCTG atGAGCAAGGTGATATGACCTTTGGCCTTCTTCATATTAAGAACAATGCCCCTGTCATTGAGCCTTCAGCAGATCATTGTGGAACACACATCACGTGGAATGTGACAACGTTGTCCCCTGTGGGCCCCATCGTTCAGACATCGCAACCTGTAGAACACCACGGAGTGGTTCTCATATACAAAGTCTTAGATCATCACATCTCTTCATCATTTCGTGTCTATTTAGCTACCAACAATCATTCTGACATTAAG GATATACAAAAAGAGGTCAAGCATTCAAAAAAGAAGTACATCAAAATGGAAAAACCACCGACTTGCGTGAAGCTCCTGGAGGAAAAGAAGCAGTACAAGCTGGTTAGTGAACCTGAAGCAGACATAACCCCAGAG GGTATTCAGTTCATATTAGCAGCTGTCAAGTTTAAAGCCTACTTCGAGGTTTATTACGAACAACCTCCGCCTTTTAAGCTTTCACTGATAGAGGCCGACTCGGAGAAGACTGTTTGGTCAGCCACTCTTCGAGAAT GTGACTGTGAAGAAGTCAACTTAAAAGCAATACCATCAAAGAGTCAGCCAGGTT GTAATAAGAGAAGGTCAAGTAGCAGTGCCTCTGAGGAAGAACACCCCAGTAAAAAACCCAGATGGATGGATAGTTCAG ATGGACCAAAGACTGTTAAGAGTCCAGCCGTAACTGACCAGCAGTTACTAATGCTTGCGAAATGCATGGGCAAGGAATGGAAACAACTTGGCATCTTGTACCTTAATCTGTCAAAGAAGGATATTGATCAGAGTCAGGCCAAAGATGAAGATCTAACAATACAGAAGTTTATCATGCTCGACGAATGGAGGAAAAGGGCCAAAAATAATGCAACTCTAGAACTTCTGCATCAAATTCTCAACGGGGAAGATGTACCTCATGAAGTCAGGGATGTCTTGGAAA atatgTTGAATAGTCAAAACCAAACCACTTCATAA
- the LOC136753341 gene encoding NACHT, LRR and PYD domains-containing protein 1b allele 5 isoform X4 — translation MVADMTSLESVNHAEGSEGDISPLEQKADNAETGTSTEESSEDEEPDKDDADGGDSEPDFAENCSGRECKVHVDACEDVYIKPSCEKCKAIQNRSFELVTPRKISKGRLLLMLEDEGSYECSITGLVFEVSGKVHIKYSTLSWSKYGVYLKDSWKFAGPIFDVDCDPTILKAIQFPHSLCLADEQGDMTFGLLHIKNNAPVIEPSADHCGTHITWNVTTLSPVGPIVQTSQPVEHHGVVLIYKVLDHHISSSFRVYLATNNHSDIKDIQKEVKHSKKKYIKMEKPPTCVKLLEEKKQYKLVSEPEADITPEGIQFILAAVKFKAYFEVYYEQPPPFKLSLIEADSEKTVWSATLRECDCEEVNLKAIPSKSQPGCNKRRSSSSASEEEHPSKKPRWMDSSDGPKTVKSPAVTDQQLLMLAKCMGKEWKQLGILYLNLSKKDIDQSQAKDEDLTIQKFIMLDEWRKRAKNNATLELLHQILNGEDVPHEVRDVLENMLNSQNQTTS, via the exons ATGGTCGCCGACATGACTAGCCTGGAGAGTGTCAACCACGCTGAGGGCAG tgaagGAGATATTTCACCATTAGAGCAAAAGG CAGACAATGCTGAGACAGGAACGTCGACAGAAGAAAGCTCAGAGGATGAAGAGCCTG ATAAAGATGATGCAGATGGAGGAGATTCTGAACCTG ATTTTGCAGAAAACTGTTCTGGGAGAGAATGTAAGGTGCATGTGGATGCTTGTGAAG atGTGTATATCAAACCATCATGTGAAAAATGTAAAGCAATTCAG AATCGGAGCTTTGAACTTGTAACTCCAAGAAAAATCTCAAAGGGACGCTTACT CTTAATGCTAGAAGATGAAGGATCATATGAGTGTTCAATCACTGGTTTGGTATTTGAAGTTTCTGGGAAAGTGCATATAAAATATTCAACATTATCATGGAGCAAGTATGGAGTATATTTAAAGGATTCATGGAAATTTGCTGGACCTATATTTGATGTCGACTGTGACCCAACTATCCTTAAAGCCATACAGTTTCCCCATTCCCTATGCCTGGCTG atGAGCAAGGTGATATGACCTTTGGCCTTCTTCATATTAAGAACAATGCCCCTGTCATTGAGCCTTCAGCAGATCATTGTGGAACACACATCACGTGGAATGTGACAACGTTGTCCCCTGTGGGCCCCATCGTTCAGACATCGCAACCTGTAGAACACCACGGAGTGGTTCTCATATACAAAGTCTTAGATCATCACATCTCTTCATCATTTCGTGTCTATTTAGCTACCAACAATCATTCTGACATTAAG GATATACAAAAAGAGGTCAAGCATTCAAAAAAGAAGTACATCAAAATGGAAAAACCACCGACTTGCGTGAAGCTCCTGGAGGAAAAGAAGCAGTACAAGCTGGTTAGTGAACCTGAAGCAGACATAACCCCAGAG GGTATTCAGTTCATATTAGCAGCTGTCAAGTTTAAAGCCTACTTCGAGGTTTATTACGAACAACCTCCGCCTTTTAAGCTTTCACTGATAGAGGCCGACTCGGAGAAGACTGTTTGGTCAGCCACTCTTCGAGAAT GTGACTGTGAAGAAGTCAACTTAAAAGCAATACCATCAAAGAGTCAGCCAGGTT GTAATAAGAGAAGGTCAAGTAGCAGTGCCTCTGAGGAAGAACACCCCAGTAAAAAACCCAGATGGATGGATAGTTCAG ATGGACCAAAGACTGTTAAGAGTCCAGCCGTAACTGACCAGCAGTTACTAATGCTTGCGAAATGCATGGGCAAGGAATGGAAACAACTTGGCATCTTGTACCTTAATCTGTCAAAGAAGGATATTGATCAGAGTCAGGCCAAAGATGAAGATCTAACAATACAGAAGTTTATCATGCTCGACGAATGGAGGAAAAGGGCCAAAAATAATGCAACTCTAGAACTTCTGCATCAAATTCTCAACGGGGAAGATGTACCTCATGAAGTCAGGGATGTCTTGGAAA atatgTTGAATAGTCAAAACCAAACCACTTCATAA
- the LOC136753341 gene encoding NACHT, LRR and PYD domains-containing protein 1b allele 5 isoform X1: MVADMTSLESVNHAEGSEGDISPLEQKGNLTENEINGSADNAETGTSTEESSEDEEPDKDDADGGDSEPDFAENCSGRECKVHVDACEDVYIKPSCEKCKAIQNRSFELVTPRKISKGRLLLMLEDEGSYECSITGLVFEVSGKVHIKYSTLSWSKYGVYLKDSWKFAGPIFDVDCDPTILKAIQFPHSLCLADEQGDMTFGLLHIKNNAPVIEPSADHCGTHITWNVTTLSPVGPIVQTSQPVEHHGVVLIYKVLDHHISSSFRVYLATNNHSDIKDIQKEVKHSKKKYIKMEKPPTCVKLLEEKKQYKLVSEPEADITPEGIQFILAAVKFKAYFEVYYEQPPPFKLSLIEADSEKTVWSATLRECDCEEVNLKAIPSKSQPGCNKRRSSSSASEEEHPSKKPRWMDSSDGPKTVKSPAVTDQQLLMLAKCMGKEWKQLGILYLNLSKKDIDQSQAKDEDLTIQKFIMLDEWRKRAKNNATLELLHQILNGEDVPHEVRDVLENMLNSQNQTTS, translated from the exons ATGGTCGCCGACATGACTAGCCTGGAGAGTGTCAACCACGCTGAGGGCAG tgaagGAGATATTTCACCATTAGAGCAAAAGG GTAATCtaactgaaaatgaaatcaATGGCTCTG CAGACAATGCTGAGACAGGAACGTCGACAGAAGAAAGCTCAGAGGATGAAGAGCCTG ATAAAGATGATGCAGATGGAGGAGATTCTGAACCTG ATTTTGCAGAAAACTGTTCTGGGAGAGAATGTAAGGTGCATGTGGATGCTTGTGAAG atGTGTATATCAAACCATCATGTGAAAAATGTAAAGCAATTCAG AATCGGAGCTTTGAACTTGTAACTCCAAGAAAAATCTCAAAGGGACGCTTACT CTTAATGCTAGAAGATGAAGGATCATATGAGTGTTCAATCACTGGTTTGGTATTTGAAGTTTCTGGGAAAGTGCATATAAAATATTCAACATTATCATGGAGCAAGTATGGAGTATATTTAAAGGATTCATGGAAATTTGCTGGACCTATATTTGATGTCGACTGTGACCCAACTATCCTTAAAGCCATACAGTTTCCCCATTCCCTATGCCTGGCTG atGAGCAAGGTGATATGACCTTTGGCCTTCTTCATATTAAGAACAATGCCCCTGTCATTGAGCCTTCAGCAGATCATTGTGGAACACACATCACGTGGAATGTGACAACGTTGTCCCCTGTGGGCCCCATCGTTCAGACATCGCAACCTGTAGAACACCACGGAGTGGTTCTCATATACAAAGTCTTAGATCATCACATCTCTTCATCATTTCGTGTCTATTTAGCTACCAACAATCATTCTGACATTAAG GATATACAAAAAGAGGTCAAGCATTCAAAAAAGAAGTACATCAAAATGGAAAAACCACCGACTTGCGTGAAGCTCCTGGAGGAAAAGAAGCAGTACAAGCTGGTTAGTGAACCTGAAGCAGACATAACCCCAGAG GGTATTCAGTTCATATTAGCAGCTGTCAAGTTTAAAGCCTACTTCGAGGTTTATTACGAACAACCTCCGCCTTTTAAGCTTTCACTGATAGAGGCCGACTCGGAGAAGACTGTTTGGTCAGCCACTCTTCGAGAAT GTGACTGTGAAGAAGTCAACTTAAAAGCAATACCATCAAAGAGTCAGCCAGGTT GTAATAAGAGAAGGTCAAGTAGCAGTGCCTCTGAGGAAGAACACCCCAGTAAAAAACCCAGATGGATGGATAGTTCAG ATGGACCAAAGACTGTTAAGAGTCCAGCCGTAACTGACCAGCAGTTACTAATGCTTGCGAAATGCATGGGCAAGGAATGGAAACAACTTGGCATCTTGTACCTTAATCTGTCAAAGAAGGATATTGATCAGAGTCAGGCCAAAGATGAAGATCTAACAATACAGAAGTTTATCATGCTCGACGAATGGAGGAAAAGGGCCAAAAATAATGCAACTCTAGAACTTCTGCATCAAATTCTCAACGGGGAAGATGTACCTCATGAAGTCAGGGATGTCTTGGAAA atatgTTGAATAGTCAAAACCAAACCACTTCATAA
- the LOC136753341 gene encoding NACHT, LRR and PYD domains-containing protein 1b allele 5 isoform X2, producing MVADMTSLESVNHAEGSEGDISPLEQKGNLTENEINGSADNAETGTSTEESSEDEEPDKDDADGGDSEPDFAENCSGRECKVHVDACEDVYIKPSCEKCKAIQNRSFELVTPRKISKGRLLLMLEDEGSYECSITGLVFEVSGKVHIKYSTLSWSKYGVYLKDSWKFAGPIFDVDCDPTILKAIQFPHSLCLADEQGDMTFGLLHIKNNAPVIEPSADHCGTHITWNVTTLSPVGPIVQTSQPVEHHGVVLIYKVLDHHISSSFRVYLATNNHSDIKDIQKEVKHSKKKYIKMEKPPTCVKLLEEKKQYKLVSEPEADITPEGIQFILAAVKFKAYFEVYYEQPPPFKLSLIEADSEKTVWSATLRECDCEEVNLKAIPSKSQPGNKRRSSSSASEEEHPSKKPRWMDSSDGPKTVKSPAVTDQQLLMLAKCMGKEWKQLGILYLNLSKKDIDQSQAKDEDLTIQKFIMLDEWRKRAKNNATLELLHQILNGEDVPHEVRDVLENMLNSQNQTTS from the exons ATGGTCGCCGACATGACTAGCCTGGAGAGTGTCAACCACGCTGAGGGCAG tgaagGAGATATTTCACCATTAGAGCAAAAGG GTAATCtaactgaaaatgaaatcaATGGCTCTG CAGACAATGCTGAGACAGGAACGTCGACAGAAGAAAGCTCAGAGGATGAAGAGCCTG ATAAAGATGATGCAGATGGAGGAGATTCTGAACCTG ATTTTGCAGAAAACTGTTCTGGGAGAGAATGTAAGGTGCATGTGGATGCTTGTGAAG atGTGTATATCAAACCATCATGTGAAAAATGTAAAGCAATTCAG AATCGGAGCTTTGAACTTGTAACTCCAAGAAAAATCTCAAAGGGACGCTTACT CTTAATGCTAGAAGATGAAGGATCATATGAGTGTTCAATCACTGGTTTGGTATTTGAAGTTTCTGGGAAAGTGCATATAAAATATTCAACATTATCATGGAGCAAGTATGGAGTATATTTAAAGGATTCATGGAAATTTGCTGGACCTATATTTGATGTCGACTGTGACCCAACTATCCTTAAAGCCATACAGTTTCCCCATTCCCTATGCCTGGCTG atGAGCAAGGTGATATGACCTTTGGCCTTCTTCATATTAAGAACAATGCCCCTGTCATTGAGCCTTCAGCAGATCATTGTGGAACACACATCACGTGGAATGTGACAACGTTGTCCCCTGTGGGCCCCATCGTTCAGACATCGCAACCTGTAGAACACCACGGAGTGGTTCTCATATACAAAGTCTTAGATCATCACATCTCTTCATCATTTCGTGTCTATTTAGCTACCAACAATCATTCTGACATTAAG GATATACAAAAAGAGGTCAAGCATTCAAAAAAGAAGTACATCAAAATGGAAAAACCACCGACTTGCGTGAAGCTCCTGGAGGAAAAGAAGCAGTACAAGCTGGTTAGTGAACCTGAAGCAGACATAACCCCAGAG GGTATTCAGTTCATATTAGCAGCTGTCAAGTTTAAAGCCTACTTCGAGGTTTATTACGAACAACCTCCGCCTTTTAAGCTTTCACTGATAGAGGCCGACTCGGAGAAGACTGTTTGGTCAGCCACTCTTCGAGAAT GTGACTGTGAAGAAGTCAACTTAAAAGCAATACCATCAAAGAGTCAGCCAG GTAATAAGAGAAGGTCAAGTAGCAGTGCCTCTGAGGAAGAACACCCCAGTAAAAAACCCAGATGGATGGATAGTTCAG ATGGACCAAAGACTGTTAAGAGTCCAGCCGTAACTGACCAGCAGTTACTAATGCTTGCGAAATGCATGGGCAAGGAATGGAAACAACTTGGCATCTTGTACCTTAATCTGTCAAAGAAGGATATTGATCAGAGTCAGGCCAAAGATGAAGATCTAACAATACAGAAGTTTATCATGCTCGACGAATGGAGGAAAAGGGCCAAAAATAATGCAACTCTAGAACTTCTGCATCAAATTCTCAACGGGGAAGATGTACCTCATGAAGTCAGGGATGTCTTGGAAA atatgTTGAATAGTCAAAACCAAACCACTTCATAA